A single Cryptomeria japonica unplaced genomic scaffold, Sugi_1.0 HiC_scaffold_59, whole genome shotgun sequence DNA region contains:
- the LOC131030743 gene encoding laccase-4-like, with amino-acid sequence MQTFYGRLVLPLLALWFTIQFVSAKHAVITRRYNFTIQMTNVTRLCTTKALLTVNGQYPGPPVVAREGDRVVIKVTNNVKNNISIHWHGIRQLRSGWADGPAYVTQCPIQTGQSYVYKFIVKRQRGTLWWHAHISWLRASIHGPIIIYPKKNASYPFPRPHQEVPIVFGEWWNADTETVINQAMQSGAQANVSDAYTINGLPGLMYNCSTNDTFRLKVNPGKTYLLRIVNAALNSDLFFAIANHTLTVVEADAVYVKPFQTNVILITPGQTTNVLLTAMSQPPNATFLMLAGPFATGTAAFDNSTSAGILEYVTSNATAVNSSSSSLPMMKPTLPAPNDTSFAANFSQKMRSLGNPKFPAAAVPQKMDKQFLFTVGLGLNPCPQGQTCQGPNGTKFAASINNISFILPTTALLQAYYFNQSNGVYNTTFPDNPPFPFNYTGTPPNNTQTLNDTRVEVLPFNTSVQLVLQDTSIATFESHPLHLHGFNFFIVGQGMGNYNASTDPSNFNLVDPPERNTVGVPSGGWVALRFLADNPGVWFMHCHLELHTSWGLKMAWVVLNGNGGRSQSLLPPPKDLPPC; translated from the exons ATGCAGACATTTTATGGCCGCCTCGTGCTGCCACTTTTGGCATTGTGGTTCACTATTCAATTTGTTTCAGCGAAACATGCTGTGATCACACGGCGCTACAATTTCACT ATCCAAATGACGAATGTGACTCGTCTTTGCACCACGAAAGCTCTCTTGACTGTCAACGGGCAATATCCGGGGCCTCCAGTAGTTGCTCGAGAAGGAGATCGCGTGGTTATCAAAGTAACAAATAATGTTAAAAACAATATTAGCATACATTG GCATGGAATTCGGCAGCTTAGATCTGGATGGGCGGATGGTCCTGCTTATGTCACTCAGTGTCCAATTCAAACCGGGCAAAGTTATGTGTACAAGTTTATTGTCAAAAGGCAGAGAGGAACACTGTGGTGGCATGCCCACATCTCATGGTTGCGAGCAAGCATACATGGGCCCATTATCATCTATCCCAAGAAGAATGCTTCTTACCCATTCCCTCGCCCACACCAGGAAGTGCCTATTGTTTTCG GGGAGTGGTGGAATGCAGACACTGAGACTGTTATCAATCAAGCAATGCAAAGTGGTGCGCAAGCTAATGTGTCAGATGCATATACCATCAACGGGCTCCCTGGACTTATGTATAACTGCTCTACCAACG ATACATTCAGGCTCAAAGTGAACCCTGGGAAAACTTACCTACTGCGTATAGTTAATGCTGCACTCAATAGTGACCTGTTTTTCGCAATAGCCAACCACACATTGACTGTGGTAGAAGCGGATGCTGTGTATGTCAAGCCTTTTCAAACCAATGTTATTCTCATCACTCCCGGTCAGACTACCAACGTCCTCTTGACAGCTATGTCTCAGCCACCCAATGCCACATTCCTCATGTTAGCAGGCCCATTCGCTACGGGAACAGCAGCTTTTGATAACTCAACCAGTGCTGGAATTTTAGAGTATGTAACTTCCAATGCGACAGCAGTTAATTCATCCTCATCCTCTCTTCCTATGATGAAACCGACGCTTCCAGCCCCCAACGATACCTCCTTTGCCGCCAATTTTAGCCAAAAGATGAGAAGCTTGGGCAATCCGAAATTTCCTGCAGCAGCTGTCCCTCAGAAGATGGATAAACAGTTCCTATTCACAGTCGGGTTGGGGCTAAATCCGTGTCCCCAAGGACAGACATGTCAAGGCCCCAACGGTACCAAATTTGCAGCCTCCATTAACAACATATCCTTCATTCTTCCCACCACCGCTCTTCTTCAAGCATACTACTTTAATCAGTCCAATGGAGTTTACAATACCACTTTCCCTGACAATCCGCCATTTCCTTTCAACTACACCGGCACGCCGCCTAACAACACACAGACCCTCAACGACACCAGAGTCGAAGTGCTTCCCTTTAACACTAGCGTACAGCTAGTTCTGCAGGACACCAGCATTGCGACCTTCGAGAGCCATCCTCTGCATCTGCACGGCTTCAACTTCTTCATAGTGGGTCAGGGTATGGGAAACTACAATGCAAGCACTGACCCATCTAACTTTAATCTGGTGGATCCTCCGGAGAGAAACACAGTTGGAGTTCCCAGTGGAGGTTGGGTGGCTCTCAGATTCCTAGCTGATAATCCAG GAGTGTGGTTCATGCATTGTCATCTCGAGCTGCATACCAGCTGGGGATTGAAGATGGCGTGGGTTGTTTTAAATGGAAATGGTGGCAGATCTCAATCTCTTCTTCCTCCTCCCAAAGATCTTCCCCCCTGTTGA